ACTGCGGCGTACCCTTGCGTACGCCTCGGTCCTCGCGAGGGTTGCGCCTTGCGTTTGGCGATTCTCGCTTAGCCCTCCACTCAGAGACCTTTTGCGACGCCTATCAGAGATAGGGCACCATGCGCTGCACGGAGCGGACCCGGGTCTCGTCCACCAGCTGGTCCTGGCGGAGACGGCGCTTCCGCTTCCGGCTCTTGTGGGTCAAGAGGTGGCTCTTGCCCGACTTGAAGTGGGCGTACTTGCCCGACCCGGTCTTGTGAAAGCGCTTGGCGGCGGCCCGCTTTGTCTTGATCTTCGGCATCTTCAGTTCTCCCCGTGGCGGTGCGTGTTCGCCGGACGTCCTCCCTGCCGGGGACGGTGGGCTGGCGCAAGATGTACCCTGTCCGGGCGCTTTTTTCAATCCTGATGGCGTCGCGACAATCGCCAAGCG
The window above is part of the Dissulfurirhabdus thermomarina genome. Proteins encoded here:
- the rpmI gene encoding 50S ribosomal protein L35: MPKIKTKRAAAKRFHKTGSGKYAHFKSGKSHLLTHKSRKRKRRLRQDQLVDETRVRSVQRMVPYL